The region TTCCTATAAAAGATCTTGCGATATCTTTGCCTGGGTTTCTTTCAGATGCAATTATttactctcttctttctccctatCCTATATTCCTTTCTTTTGGTTCTCTAGACATtgccttccttcttttctttgtcCTATTTTAGCCCCCTCCAAAGTGTGTCTTGCTGTTGCTGTTCTGATCTAGAGGCAATGAAGCAATGAATTGGGGTGGCTGAAATGTAGGCACAGGTGGGAGGGACAGGCAGACATGATAAAAAGAGGGAAAGCACCCAAGTGTGAGGTACACCTGCAGCAATCCCTGCAGACCTTCATGATTACACTCTAGATAACTGAAAGAAGGGCGATACTCAAATAAGGACCTAGGGTGGTGTTTGACATCTCAGGGGTTTCTGCCTGAAAATCCTGCCCAGGGGCTCCATCTTTTGTCTGAGCCTCCAGCTAGGGAGGTTTTGACAGCCTGCCCTTCTTTCCGTGGAGTCTCGgggatgtgtgggaatggggatTTGGAAGGCAGCTGTGAAGCAGGGTCTTCAGCTCTCAGGGTCCAAACCTTGGGACCATTTGATtttgggaaggaaagagaaagaatgatACTTCTCTGACTTCGCGCTCCTTATAATGTGACCTCCGAAAGAAAGAAGCAGTCAACTCCTTTTAACACCTGTACGCCACTGGAAAGTTACTTTGATGACTGGGACTGTGTTACAGGAGCTGCTGTCTCTGAGGCTTCTGTACACTTCAGCAGCTTTCAAAAAGAGCTGTGGCGTGGGGGGAGATTTGAGGGAGAGGGTTTCTGGTCCTATTCATGGCGATGCCTGGGGACAGCATGACCAAGTGAAAGCAGAATGCAGAGAGAAGTATTGGAGCCCAGTGAAGAACCTGAACTGTTATCCCCTAGTCATTTGCTGTTCTTAATAAGCAGTGCAAATACTGTTACCAGCACAACAAATTATAATGATTATTTTCTAGCAAAGACCTGATTGACTGAATCACTACTTTTAGTACATGAGGTTGTTAATATACAGATTCTTAGGAGATCATTATTATGTGCAAGTTTGCTAGagtatttgaatgttttttttttctctcccattatCTTGATTCTAAATGTAATTATTCTCAGGGTGATTTTTTCTGACCCTAGCTTCAGATGGAACGAGCCTGGTGGTCTCTGACTCATActgtacaaacaaacaaaaacaactaCTAGAAGAAACAGCAACTTAACAGCGGAAGAAATACAGCGTAGATGTGTTTGTCACATTTAAGCAGTGGACAAATGAGCTAATTTGAATCGCTTAGTACTTGTATAGTCACAACTAAACAACCCCTGTAAATTAATTGTATGACATGCGATTCCCAATTATGTAAAGCAGTATAATAAGCTTTGAGAATGGTGGCTGTCATTAGTTATATGTACAGGACTGTGGAAAATTACTTATTCTTTCTCTTTGCCTAGAGAGGCAAAAAATACCCGCTTCCTCAAACAAGTAGAGAGTAGCTCTGTTTTCTTCTAGTTGCAAACTGGGGTTTTTGTATGATTTGAAAGGTAGAGCAGAATGCGAACtgcttacattttctttaatttggcTATAGAAGATGGAATTCATTGGGCTCCGTCTGTTCAAATGAACTTTAAGCAACAATCAAGGAAAACATTTATGCTCCTCTCTACATATGTAATAGTAATATGTCTTCTGAAGAAGACATAATGGAACTGGAGGCTTAGGTTACCTTAGGAGAGCAATACAGGAATGTTAACTACTTATGTAGGCATTAAAGGCATTTTATAAAAGCAAGCAGGTTTTTCCTGCAAGGTATTAAAGTGACTTATTTGTTGTTTCTAGGAGCTGCCTTTCTTCTGGTTATGAAATTTAAAATGGGGAAACCTCCCTCCCAGCTGTCTCAGTTCCATTCTGGTCAGGAACCCCTGTATGTTTCTCCCCCAGTAATCTAACTGTTAATGCATTTAATTGGTGCTCCCAAAGCAGTTCTGAAATattgatagatttttaaaaacatctgtaaattataaataattttaaaagttcacaTTTCTCTTTTGAATGCCCATTACAGAGTATTAGTTTTCAAGACATTTAATAAGTTATGAGACAAATGAGTGAGTTTAATGTGGGGTCACTGatgtgaaaaaaatgtgatgGTTATATTAAAGTTGCAGCTTTTCCAAAACTGTGTACATTTCTATTGAAAGTAAACAGAGAATATTATGtaataatgtatattttatttaaagtgaCTTTAAAGGCACTATCTGCTAATTCTGTTAAAAACTTCAAAACTGTAGTTTGTTTCAGTGACACATACGCTAGGCCATCACTGAAGTCATGTTAATCCTTAAACACTATCCTTTGATCTTCTAGTTATTTACATCTATTCAGCACACAGCACAgtattgttttatttcagcaatATCTAACCTCTTCCTTTACTATTTATTCACACCTGCATATTCCCCTAAGATTCCTTATCTCATTTTCAAGGTAGCCCTGCAGACAATTAGTGGTGGTAGTAATATAAAATGTGTCCAGCACTAAAACCTGAAATGGCCATTACAAGTAAACTATATGATATATAATAACCACTTCACTCAATTACCTGCACAAAAATGCAAGGATTTAAAACTGTGGAGCTCTATCATACATCCAGTTAACTGACCTACCTACCTGCTATTTAGTCCTTCCTTTCTCATAATTCACATTCCATCTTGTATATGCCATCTGGTAAATTAACGAAGCTGTACATTTGTATGTGTTGTCCATCCCTTTCAATATGTTTGTACAAGCACATATATGTGTACACGGTGGTATATGAACAGGTCTTTGGCTGGTGGTGGGACAACAAATAATAACTACACAACAATTCAATGCATCTATGTGCATTCATAATCCATTTGCATGTGGCAGTATGTAGTAGATCTGTTTTATGTGCTGCTGCCTGGTATACTTGATTTGTCATTTTTAGTATCTATTCCTGTCCTATGTAACCCATTGTTATAAATTTTGTACCTGTTAAAGAAACCTTGCTATTTAGTACTTCagatggggtcctgggggatagTTTGTGACCAGTCTTCCATTACCATTAAGGGGGTAAAGTAACAAGAAATCATCAGCAGGACCTAGAGCCGGGAGGTGTCTGTCCAGCTAAACTGCTGGGCTTTCTCTTTGGTCGGGTCCAGAAGCTTAAGCATTTTGCCAGCTCTGTGTTTCAGGGGGAGAAAGGATTTTTCTTGCGGGGATGGTTCAGACCTGAGAGATATGGGTTCTGTTTCCTCCTTTGCACAGATTACATTTGTAACCTGAGGCAAACTGCTCCATCTTGTCTGTGCCCCAGTTACTTGAGCAGCAAAATAGGGAAAATAGAAAGCTGCTGCTTACAGGatattgaaaatattaatttgttcATATTTGTAAACTCTGTTCTATCAGAGGAACCTTGTGTATTATGGCACATAAAGGTTTGCTGACATTTGCTTTAGGAATGTGGCCATTTATCTAGTGGCAGCAAAACCATGTTTAAATCATACAGAAAAATAAGGCATGATAAAGCAAGTGCCCCAAAGCATATTCCAGCCAAAGCATGCATATGTCATAAACCTTCCTGGTGACTAAGTGACGTTCTTCTGAAGCGGTACTGTTAATTCAGTTCAGCAGCTCTAGGGATAAGATCACTTTTAAGACCTCACGACTACTGGGGTTGGCACATGAGTGGCTGGCTGCTAACTCCACAGAGGTGCTTTTGTGCTCTGAtgcttcccccttcctccctcccctttcgTGGGATAACTCCTTCTGGTATTACTTCACTTTTCTGTTACTGAGCACTTTCCCCCATAAATATGACTGAACAGGTGTTACTCTGCTACTAACTGAGTTTCCAGCTGTCCTCCTCCAACACAGACCAGGCAAAATCTGTTGTTTCGTCCTATTAGGCAGACTAGAGAACTATCAAGTTTGAGATGGAGGTCTTCCTCGCAGGATACGGTAGTTTTGTTGCCAGAAGATGGTCAGGAAGGCCTGGCTGGCTAACAAAGACAGTCCTTCAGCTGCTGGGTGTAGTTCCAGTTTTGCATCCCCTttggcagcagcacagagactGTTGCAGTGTGGCCAGCCAGCAAAATTAGGAAATAAGGACCTCTTTTATTTACTCAGGCTGCTGAATCATGGGCATTCCTGTCTGCTTGGAGAAAAGTCAGGCAGCTCTACTTTCCACTGGAAGTCTCAGGAGTGCTTGGTACTTTCATCTCAGAGTGTTCACACACTTGTTTTAATGTGCTTTATGGAAATGGTGAAACTCAGCAAGTACAGTTGGTGTAGAAAAACATCTGCACTAACTATTCACACACATTTGCATCTTTAAATAGACTTTTAGGCCTTGTTGCCGATTTTCAGCAAAGGTTTTTGGTTGTGTGTGCTAGAGCTTTCTTAGAGTCAGTGAGTGTGAAGTGACTGgttccaaaaattaaaaatttacatGGACATGTTAAGTGCATCACATTGAAACTCAGAATACTTGCCATAACACAAAAAAGACATTTACAGTAAGTAGCACTTAGTgaatgctgaaggaaaaaaaaagtcgatacagaaaatatactttaaaactCCATAAACACTCTGTCGAATACCTGGAGCCCTATTCTGCCCTCAGACAGACGTGTACCACTCCTGGAGACTTGTATTTGTGCATCTGAATTTGGTCCAgagtattttaaaacagcttgTTATAACgttaaaaatcagtatttgtaATGTTGTCATAGCTTGGTGGGTAGGTGTCTACAGATTTATATACATGTGGCAGTATGCAGAGTAGCAGCAAACTGTTGGTATTTTCTATGTGAGTGATTGGCAAAAGGGGGTGGGTTTGAAGTCCCTTACCCCAGCAGCAGGTCAAACTTTACCCCCAGTACAGAGCCGACTCTGTGGTAAGTGCCCCTGGGAAAGTGGGAGTGGAGTCCATATCCTGAGCCTGCTAGTTAGCTGCAGGGACCTTCGTTTAGCTCCTCCGTCATGGCTTTCAGTGCCCAGGTCTGCATGCCTAACGCCCGCGCCCATGGAGTAGCCTCAGTGCAGGGTAGCAAGCTGTGGATCGCTGCCATTTTGAAGGAGATGCTCTTAATGGTTGCACGTTAATTTTACGGGGCAGCATCTTTGGGTGGGGAGATGACAGAGCAGGCAGTGCCATCGCTCACGTCCTGCTGTAGCAGTAGTTACCCTTAGTCCCGGTTTCCTTCTTGATTGCTGTCCCCAGATCCATTCCTAGACAGCCCCTAAGCTCACCAGGTGCGTTAGTCTATTGCGCACCGTGTTCCCAGTGTTCAGGATGGAGTCTGCACCACAGAAGTCACTGCAGCAAAACATTTCCCTTGTCACAGAGGAAGGGTTTCATAAGCCCTTCTTCGGGTTGCTGGTGGCTGACAAGCCCGGCTTTGGGAGCCCTTTGTGTGAGCGCAGCCCAGGGGCCCTCCTTCCGGAGCGCGGTGCCTGCCCGCCGGTGCCCCTTCCACGACAACTCTCTCCCACCCCGCCGTGCCGGGGGGAAGCTGGGGAAATGTGTTGGATGCATTGTTAGGCTCGTACTCAGGAAAATCCTGTTGTCCTCTGCCGTGTGCTGTGCGGAATTCCCCCTTCCTTGCTGGTTCTTCTGTAGCTTTGAGAGTCTGAGAGGTTTTCACATTTCAAGTTAAAAGGACACAAGTTGGACTTGCAAGTGGTTTGCTCTTCTCCTTTTTGCACAAAGACGATTACTCTGCAGAATTATTATGggcttggattaaaaaaaacacaacagcaaagTGACATACAGAAACATTTATGTTTGCCAGTTGGAAAGCAAGAACCATCTCTGTGCTATAGTTACACTATTCCCcctctgctttctttcccttctatAAAAGCTGACGAGAGACCCCCAAGCAAACAAGAAGAATTGGATGGGGGAAAGGGGCTGCCATTGCTTATGTGGTGGTCACACTCAGCACTTGATCCTGACCCTGCTGCCAGCCCGACAGCCCAGTGAGATCCACAAGCCAGGGGGAATTGTTGTATAATAGGTAAAACCGGGCAGGCAGTGGCCACAAAAAGGAGGTGATTTACTACTGTGTCAGTGATGGTACACTATTTATAACAGTTACTATATATTCCTCTAAACATTTATACAATAATATATCATTTCTGAATAGGATATACATTTTAATACTAAATTTGGTTACAAAATATGTTGCCTAGGCATTCACagactatttttctttcagttgcttGACATAAATTCTTGTTTATCAGCTGGCACTGGTTGTATGTCAGAAatacatttgatttttaaaggacaaaaagtTTTTCCACTTAAAAGGTCTGTCtgaaaatgataatttaaaataaaatttttaaatgtagaaaaaatGAATGCCTTTTTCTGTAAATAGTTGTTTCACTGTCTTGATCATTTCCAGTTTTAGAGTAAAACCAAGCAATTTGAAAGGGCAATACACAGATTTACATTAAAAGTCTCCTGTGAATATTGCAGTCATTAACGTACCAACTTAAAAACTCACCTGGCTGGTATTATTTAGTGTATATGGCAATGAGTAACTTTGCTTCAGTACATTGGGAAGGATTTTAGCAGATGATAGTACTTTTGCTGGAAGGGAGGATTCTTattttccaatttttattttaaaaaaacaaacacctttgTGTTCACTTCACAGACATGGCACTTGgcctggggtttggttttgttatttaaatatatatcatTAGTGCAGGTTCATATGtagataaatatatgtatatataatgtgTGTGTGCAAAAGGTGTGTGTAGTTTGTGAAACCCTCCTCTGCAAGATGTAAACAAGAGGATAAAAACCCATGCAGTTTCCAACTTATCCTGAAAAGCATTGTGTCAATGGGCAGGCATCCAGCAAtggtgtttggttgttttctCAGAGTTAGATGGTTGCCATCTGGCACTGATAGTGAGATGGTGTTGTCATCAGTTTCTAGATGCAGGAAAGGAATGAATCCTCATCTGTTTCCTGTGGATAAGCAAGAGGTTGATAATCTAGTAAAATCTTGTTACCTTAAAGAACGCAGGCTTGGAATTTGTTTACACAGTACAGGCCGGCTCTAACTTTTATGTTGGTGTAGTAAATTTCTTGAGAGAAAGCTGAAGATGTTAAGAATCTTACTGCTTGGCAAGAATACCttaagaaagatatttttcaagaggtttatcctgtatttttctgtactgtagtcagttttacttttaaaaggaaaaaaaccccaagcattgCCCCTGGAAAGGAATAGAAGAATTATTTGATGTAGAGTGGCCTTTCAAgcattcttttaatatttttaaagaagttttacGTTAAGATAAGTATGATCATCATAGTGTTgtaatctacattttaaaaaaagggtagAAAAACTGTACACTAcatctgttggaaaaaaaacagttagCAACTTGCCTTGTCTATAAGATGAGGTAGTATCATGGATAACTAGTTCAATTAGTTATCTGGCTagcatttctgttttgtcttttccttGTTACTCATGAATCATTCAGCTTTTACCTtaattgtttattatttttcctgtttccagtTTTTTACAAGTTGCTTTGTCTGTGATCACCTCACAGTACAGGTTTTGCTGGACTGAGGAAGTTCAGCTGGCTGAGGCCTttgcaaaaaggaagaaatggtgGGCAACCTCTTGaacttaaaaagggaaaaaaaatgctgttcacAACTGACCCTTTTGAAACTTTCTCATTTTCCTTGATCCTGACTGTTGGTTTGTTAGTTTATTCTGAACATTTAATGATCCAGCTGCCAGCTTTCAGTAACTGAATTGTATTGTTATTGGAGAAATCTGGTTGCACTTTATTAGAGAAAACATCACTGTTTATACTGTTGTCCTGTTCCTCCCCTGTAATTTTTCCTCTTACTGTTTAGAATAACACCCAAGTCTCTCTCAGTAATAGCCTATAAAAGATTTCTGTGTTCAACATcaacttgaggggaaaaaaaaaaaaccctgtggcAAAGCAGGGggaattttttcattaaatgttagGCATGTGGGTTACtgcattaattttaaatcatttctgtaatattttctcctttcctttgaCTCTTTGGATGCTCACAAAATATGCAAATCATTTTACAATTGatacaaaagaaacattaaatatattaaaatctgcattttaataaAGTTGTCAATGTATAATGCATATCCTGCAACTGAGAAAGAATGAtaagaaagcaataaaaagttAATACAAGCACAGAACTATTTAATAACTTTTAATGTTTTACAGTCTGATAAAAATAAACGTGGTCTTGAAGCTGTGGATACAGGTGTAAGAAATACCCTAGTCTAATACATTTTAGCTATTTAGGAGTGGCAGATCTGTGTTGTTCGTATGCATTTGCTATCTCCTTTGAACTGTAGGGATTAAGCTTGTGGGCAtgtttctttctcatttcagatGGAGTGGATGTTGAGGATGACCCCACTTGCTCATGGCCAGCATCATCACCTTCTAGCAAGGACCAGACTTCCCCGAGCCATGGAGAAGGTTGTGATTTTGGTGAAGAGGAAGGAGGCCCAGGGTTGCCCTATCCATGCCAGTTTTGTGACAAATCGTTCAGCCGCCTCAGCTACTTAAAGCACCACGAGCAAAGTCACAGTGACAAGCTCCCTTTCAAATGCACATATTGCAGTCGTCTCTTCAAACACAAACGGAGCAGGGACCGCCACATAAAGCTTCATACGGGAGACAAGAAATATCACTGCAGTGAATGTGATGCAGCATTCTCAAGGAGTGATCATCTTAAAATACACTTAAAGACTCATACGTCCAACAAGCCATATAAGTGTGCCATTTGTAGGCGTGGATTCCTGTCGTCTAGTTCGCTGCATGGTCACATGCAGGTTCACGAGAGGAACAAAGATGGCTCTCAGTCCGCTTCCCGGATGGAGGACTGGAAAATGAAAGACACTCAGAAATGCAGCCAGTGTGAAGAAGGCTTTGATTTTCCTGAAGATCTTCAGAAGCACATTGCAGAATGTCACCCCGAGTGTTCCCCTAATGAAGACCGATCTGCTCTTCAGTGTGTTTACTGTCATGAACTCTTTGTAGAGGAAACGTCTCTGGTGAATCACATGGAGCAGGCTCATAATGGTGAGAAGAAGAATTCATGCAGCATTTGCTCTGAGAACTTTCATACTGTGGAGGAGCTGTACAGCCACATGGACAGTCACCAGCAGCCAGAGTCGTGCAACCACAGCAACAGCCCGTCGTTGGTAACTGTGGGCTACACCTCAGTCTCTAGCACCACTCCAGATTCGAATCTCTCGGTGGATAGTTCAACAATGGTGGAAACAGCTCCTCCCATACCAAAAGGTCGTGGAAGGAAGCGGGCAGCTCAGCAAGTGCCAGATATCACTGGTCCTTCGAGTAAACAGGCAAAAGTTACCTATAGCTGCATTTATTGCAACAAGCAGTTATTTTCCAGCCTTGCAGTTTTGCAGATACACCTGAAAACTATGCATTTAGATAAACCCGAACAAGCCCATATCTGTCAGTATTGTTTGGAGGTATTGCCATCTCTCTACAATCTGAATGAACATCTTAAGCAAGTCCATGAAGCTCCGGACCCAGCACTGATTGTTTCTACCATGCCCGCCATGGTGTACCAGTGCAACTTCTGCTCTGAAGTGTTCAATGACCTCAACACCCTTCAGGAACACATCCGATGTTCTCATGGATTTGCCAATCCTGCTGCTAAGGACAGTAATGCATTCTTTTGTCCCCATTGCTACATGGGATTTCTTACAGATTCTTCTCTGGAAGAGCATATTAGACAAGTCCATTGTGATCTTAGCAGTTCCCGTTTTGGTTCCCCTGTGCTTGGAACCCCAAAAGATCCAGTGGTGGAAGTGTATTCTTGTTCTTACTGTACTAATTCTCCAATATTTAATAGTGTTCTTAAACTGAACAAGCATATCAAGGAGAACCATAAGAACATTCCTTTGGCACTGAATTACATccacaatggaaaaaaatccagagcCATGAGCCCCTTATCTCCTGTAACCATTGAGCAGACCTCTTTAAAGATGATGCAGGCAGTTGGAGGTGCTCCTCCTCGTCCTGCAGGTGAATATATTTGTAATCAGTGTGGTGCTAAGTATACTTCCTTGGACGGTTTTCAGACTCATTTAAAAACACATCTGGACACTGTCCTGCCAAAACTGACCTGCCCTCAGTGCAACAAGGAATTTCCAAATCAGGAGTCTCTGCTGAAGCATGTTACCATTCATTTCATGATCACCTCAACCTACTACATCTGTGAAAGCTGTGACAAGCAATTCACTTCTGTGGATGACTTGCAGAAACACCTACTGGACATGCATACATTTGTGTTCTTCCGCTGCACCTTGTGCCAAGAGGTTTTTGACTCGAAAGTCTCTATTCAGCTACACTTGGCTGTGAAGCACAGCAATGAAAAGAAGGTATACAGATGTACATCTTGCAACTGGGATTTCCGCAATGAGACTGACCTACAGCTTCATGTTAAACACAACCACCTGGAGAACCAAGGCAAAGTACACAAGTGCATCTTCTGTGGCGAGTCCTTTGGTACAGAGGTGGAGCTGCAGTGTCACATTACCACACACAGCAAGAAGTACAACTGCAAGTTCTGCAGCAAAGCTTTCCATGCTATCATCTTGCTGGAAAAGCATTTAAGGGAAAAACATTGTGTTTTTGAAACGAAGACTCCAAACTGTGGAACGAATGGGGCATCTGAGCAGGTTCAGAAAGAGGAAGTGGAACTCCAGACCTTGTTGACAAATAGCCAGGAGTCCCATAACAGCCACGATGGCAGCGAAGAAGATGTGGACACATCTGAGCCTATGTATGGCTGTGACATTTGTGGAGCAGCTTATACCATGGAGACTCTCCTGCAAAATCACCAGCTTCGAGACCACAACATTCGACCTGGAGAGAGTGCCATAGTGAAGAAAAAGGCTGAACTCATTAAAGGGAATTACAAGTGTAATGTGTGTTCTCGAACATTCTTCTCTGAAAATGGGCTCCGAGAACACATGCAGACACACTTGGGACCAGTGAAACATTATATGTGCCCAATCTGTGGTGAGCGGTTTCCATCTCTTCTGACTCTTACTGAACATAAGGTCACACATAGTAAGAGCCTGGACACTGGAAACTGCAGGATTTGCAAGATGCCCCTCCAGAGTGAGGAGGAATTTTTAGAGCATTGCCAAATGCACCCTGACTTGAGGAACTCCTTGACGGGGTTTCGCTGTGTGGTGTGCATGCAGACAGTGACCTCCACGCTGGAACTGAAAATCCATGGCACGTTCCACATGCAGAAAACTGGAAACGGTTCTGCCGTGCAGTCCACGGGACGCACACAGCATCTCCAGAAACTGTACAAGTGTGCTTCTTGCCTGAAGGAATTCCGCTCAAAACAGGATTTAGTGAAACTTGACATCAACGGTCTGCCATACGGTCTGTGTGCTAGCTGTGTTAATCTCAGTAAAAGTGGTAGTCCAAGTGTCAACATCCCTTCAAGCAGTAACAGACAAGGCATGGGCCAAAATGAGAACTTGAGTTCCATTGA is a window of Athene noctua chromosome 2, bAthNoc1.hap1.1, whole genome shotgun sequence DNA encoding:
- the ZNF521 gene encoding zinc finger protein 521 isoform X2 gives rise to the protein MISSVITYRASPCGLGAPSGAILMALGALLPFSIIMWTTGATAQSKTLQLFAFRMSRRKQAKPRSLKDPNCKLEDKAEDGEVLDCKKRPDEGEELEEEAVHSCDSCLQVFESLSDITEHKINQCQLTDGVDVEDDPTCSWPASSPSSKDQTSPSHGEGCDFGEEEGGPGLPYPCQFCDKSFSRLSYLKHHEQSHSDKLPFKCTYCSRLFKHKRSRDRHIKLHTGDKKYHCSECDAAFSRSDHLKIHLKTHTSNKPYKCAICRRGFLSSSSLHGHMQVHERNKDGSQSASRMEDWKMKDTQKCSQCEEGFDFPEDLQKHIAECHPECSPNEDRSALQCVYCHELFVEETSLVNHMEQAHNGEKKNSCSICSENFHTVEELYSHMDSHQQPESCNHSNSPSLVTVGYTSVSSTTPDSNLSVDSSTMVETAPPIPKGRGRKRAAQQVPDITGPSSKQAKVTYSCIYCNKQLFSSLAVLQIHLKTMHLDKPEQAHICQYCLEVLPSLYNLNEHLKQVHEAPDPALIVSTMPAMVYQCNFCSEVFNDLNTLQEHIRCSHGFANPAAKDSNAFFCPHCYMGFLTDSSLEEHIRQVHCDLSSSRFGSPVLGTPKDPVVEVYSCSYCTNSPIFNSVLKLNKHIKENHKNIPLALNYIHNGKKSRAMSPLSPVTIEQTSLKMMQAVGGAPPRPAGEYICNQCGAKYTSLDGFQTHLKTHLDTVLPKLTCPQCNKEFPNQESLLKHVTIHFMITSTYYICESCDKQFTSVDDLQKHLLDMHTFVFFRCTLCQEVFDSKVSIQLHLAVKHSNEKKVYRCTSCNWDFRNETDLQLHVKHNHLENQGKVHKCIFCGESFGTEVELQCHITTHSKKYNCKFCSKAFHAIILLEKHLREKHCVFETKTPNCGTNGASEQVQKEEVELQTLLTNSQESHNSHDGSEEDVDTSEPMYGCDICGAAYTMETLLQNHQLRDHNIRPGESAIVKKKAELIKGNYKCNVCSRTFFSENGLREHMQTHLGPVKHYMCPICGERFPSLLTLTEHKVTHSKSLDTGNCRICKMPLQSEEEFLEHCQMHPDLRNSLTGFRCVVCMQTVTSTLELKIHGTFHMQKTGNGSAVQSTGRTQHLQKLYKCASCLKEFRSKQDLVKLDINGLPYGLCASCVNLSKSGSPSVNIPSSSNRQGMGQNENLSSIENKSKAGGLKTRCSSCNVKFESESELQNHIQSIHRELVPDSNSTQLKTPQVSPMPRISPSQTEEKKTYQCIKCQMVFYNEWDIQVHVANHMIDEGLNHECKLCNQTFDSPAKLQCHLIEHSFEGMGGTFKCPVCFTVFVQANKLQQHIFSAHGQEDKIYDCTQCPQKFFFQTELQNHTMTQHSS
- the ZNF521 gene encoding zinc finger protein 521 isoform X1 translates to MPLCLCVSAGRLTMISSVITYRASPCGLGAPSGAILMALGALLPFSIIMWTTGATAQSKTLQLFAFRMSRRKQAKPRSLKETQILETTSCMKPWGWRRRKRVEENETEDQQAGVGHTAAQTDPNCKLEDKAEDGEVLDCKKRPDEGEELEEEAVHSCDSCLQVFESLSDITEHKINQCQLTDGVDVEDDPTCSWPASSPSSKDQTSPSHGEGCDFGEEEGGPGLPYPCQFCDKSFSRLSYLKHHEQSHSDKLPFKCTYCSRLFKHKRSRDRHIKLHTGDKKYHCSECDAAFSRSDHLKIHLKTHTSNKPYKCAICRRGFLSSSSLHGHMQVHERNKDGSQSASRMEDWKMKDTQKCSQCEEGFDFPEDLQKHIAECHPECSPNEDRSALQCVYCHELFVEETSLVNHMEQAHNGEKKNSCSICSENFHTVEELYSHMDSHQQPESCNHSNSPSLVTVGYTSVSSTTPDSNLSVDSSTMVETAPPIPKGRGRKRAAQQVPDITGPSSKQAKVTYSCIYCNKQLFSSLAVLQIHLKTMHLDKPEQAHICQYCLEVLPSLYNLNEHLKQVHEAPDPALIVSTMPAMVYQCNFCSEVFNDLNTLQEHIRCSHGFANPAAKDSNAFFCPHCYMGFLTDSSLEEHIRQVHCDLSSSRFGSPVLGTPKDPVVEVYSCSYCTNSPIFNSVLKLNKHIKENHKNIPLALNYIHNGKKSRAMSPLSPVTIEQTSLKMMQAVGGAPPRPAGEYICNQCGAKYTSLDGFQTHLKTHLDTVLPKLTCPQCNKEFPNQESLLKHVTIHFMITSTYYICESCDKQFTSVDDLQKHLLDMHTFVFFRCTLCQEVFDSKVSIQLHLAVKHSNEKKVYRCTSCNWDFRNETDLQLHVKHNHLENQGKVHKCIFCGESFGTEVELQCHITTHSKKYNCKFCSKAFHAIILLEKHLREKHCVFETKTPNCGTNGASEQVQKEEVELQTLLTNSQESHNSHDGSEEDVDTSEPMYGCDICGAAYTMETLLQNHQLRDHNIRPGESAIVKKKAELIKGNYKCNVCSRTFFSENGLREHMQTHLGPVKHYMCPICGERFPSLLTLTEHKVTHSKSLDTGNCRICKMPLQSEEEFLEHCQMHPDLRNSLTGFRCVVCMQTVTSTLELKIHGTFHMQKTGNGSAVQSTGRTQHLQKLYKCASCLKEFRSKQDLVKLDINGLPYGLCASCVNLSKSGSPSVNIPSSSNRQGMGQNENLSSIENKSKAGGLKTRCSSCNVKFESESELQNHIQSIHRELVPDSNSTQLKTPQVSPMPRISPSQTEEKKTYQCIKCQMVFYNEWDIQVHVANHMIDEGLNHECKLCNQTFDSPAKLQCHLIEHSFEGMGGTFKCPVCFTVFVQANKLQQHIFSAHGQEDKIYDCTQCPQKFFFQTELQNHTMTQHSS